TATTATATTCTCTTGCATTTTTTAAATAAAAGGCAGAATTAGAACTATCTATTTTAGCTATTTCTTGAGCTATAGTATTAACTTGTTGTATAGATGCCTGTATAGATATAAAGGTATGGGTATTAACTGTTTTTGCTCCACCTCTTTGACCAGAAACAGGTAAAAGAGATACATTTTTACTAGCAGAAATAACTTTTAGTTTCTTATTGTTTGATGCAGTTATAAGCTTATACATATAGTTATCTATACCAGTTCCGTTAATAATTAGAACATCTAAATTAGCTATCTTTTTAACCTCACTTGCAGTAGGTTGATATGTATGTACATCAGCATCTGTAGGTAATATCTGTATAACATCAGCCTTATCTTTTACTATATTACTTGCAAAAGAATAATAAGGCAACATACTAACCCCTATTTTTAATTTAGCCTGTGCTATGTTTGATATAAATAAAAGGCATAATAATATTTTAATTAAAATTTTCTTCATTTCATTTTCCTCCTTATCAAATTATATCATTAAAAAATTCTTATTACAAGAAACGTACTTAGGTCTTAACTTTAAATAAATACTTTAAAAATAGAAATTAATTTATGAAAAATTTTTCAGTATTAACAATTAATTATGAAAAAATCTTGATTTTTTTTATTTATAGAGGTAGAATTATAATAAGAGAAGTAAAAGGAGGAATGAATATGATAATTAAGAATGCTAAGATTTTTGATGGTGAAAAGTTTATACCAGAAAATGCAGTTATTTTAGAAGGTGATAAGATTAAAAAAGTTACTACTGTAAAAGATTTAACTGATGAAGATTTATCTAAACATGAAGTTATTGATATAGATGGAAAGATACTTTCACCAGGATTTATTGATTTACAACTTAATGGTTGTGGAGGAGTTTTATTTAACGATGAAATAACAAAAGAAACTTTAGAAGTAATGAATGAAACAAATAAAAAATATGGAACAACATCTTTTTTACCTACATTAATTACAAGTCCAGATGAAAAAATATTAAAAGCTTTAGAGTTAATGAAAGAATTAAAAGATACTAAAGAAGAAATAGGAGTATTAGGATTACATATTGAAGGTCCGTATATTAGTATTGAGAAAAAAGGTGTACATAGACCAGACTACATTAGAGTATTAGCTGATAAAGTTATAGATAAAATTGCTGAAGTTGGTTATGATGGAGTTAAAATTATGACTATAGCACCTGAAAATGCAGTTGTTAAACATTTAGAAAAATTACAAAAAAGTGGAATTAATTTAGCTTTAGGTCATACAAATGCAACATATGAACAACTTGTTGAAAAAGAACAATATTTCACACATGCTACTCATTTCTTTAATGCTATGAGACCATTTGATTCAAGAGAGCCAGGAGTTATAGGTTATCTTTTAGATAAAAAAACTATACAATGTGGAATTATAGTTGACGGAATGCATGCAAGCTTCCCTTCTGTAAGAGTTGCAAAAGAAGTAATGAAATCAAATATGTATTTAGTTACTGATGCAGTTTCTCCTATGGGAACAGATATGACAGAGTTTATGTTTGAAGGACATAGAGTATTCCATAAAGATGGTAAATGTTTCACAGAAACAGGTAATTTAGGTGGCTCAGCATTAGATATGATTACTGGAATTAAAAATTTAGTTCAAAAAGTAAGAATTAGTGAAGAAGAAGCATTACGTATGGCTACATCTTATCCAGCACGTGTTGTTCAAGTTAATGATAGATATGGTCATATTAAAGAAGGATATATAGCAGATTTAACTTTCTATAACTCAGATTATAAAGTAGAAGGTACTATAGCTAAAGGAAAACTTACTAGATATTAGGTGAAATATGAATGAAATAAAATGTCCTCATTGTGGGAAAGTATTTACTGTAGATGAGGAAAGCTATAGTAATATACAACAACAAATTAGAAATAATGAATTTGAAAAAGAATTACATTTAAGATTAGAAGAGATTAATTCTAGACATAATTTAGAATTAGAAAACGAAAAAACTAAATTAGAGAGTATATTAAAGGAAGAAAGTAGTAGAGTTCTTAATATTAAAGAAAAAGAAATTTTAAAACTACAATCTAAACTTTCTAGTTTTGATGTGCATAAAAATATTGAAAAAAAAGAGATAGAAGAAAACTTTTCTAATAAACTTATTCAAAAGGATAAGGAAATACAGGAATTAAAAAATCAAGTCTCTAATTTTGAAATACAAAAAAGTTTTGAAAAACAAGAACTTGAAATGAAATATACTAATTTAATTAATGGTAAAGAAAAAATAATAAGTGAAATGAATACAAAATTAACTTTAGTTGAAAAAGAAAATGAATTAGAGAAAAAATCAATTAAAGATAGATATGAAATAGAACTTAAACAAAAAGATGAAACTATAGAATACTATAAAGATTTTAAAGCTAAACAATCTACTAAGATGATAGGAGAAAGTTTAGAACAACATTGTGAGATTTCATTTAATAGATTAAGACCTGTAGCTTTTCCTAATGCTATTTTTGGTAAGGACAATGATGCTAGTAGTGGAAGTAAAGGAGACTATATTTACAGAGAATTTGATGAAGATGGTGTTGAAATAATATCTATAATGTTTGAAATGAAAAATGAAGCAGATACAACATCAACTAAAAAGAAAAATGATAACTTTTTTAAAGAACTTGATAAAGATAGAAATGAAAAAAATTGTGAATATGCTATACTTGTGTCATTACTTGAAGCTGAAAGTGAGCTATATAACGATGGTATAGTTGATGTGAGTTACCAATATCCTAAGATGTATGTTATAAGGCCACAATTTTTCATACCAATAATAAGTATGTTAAGAAATGCAGCTCTAAACTCATTGAAATACAAAAAAGAAGTTGCTATGATTAAAGAACAAAATATAGACATTACTAATTTTGAAGAAGATCTTAATAATTTTAAAATGGCATTTTCCAAAAATTATAAGTCTGCAAGTGAAAAGTTTAAAACAGCTATAGATGAAATAGATAAAACTATAAGTCATTTACAAAAGGTAAAAGATGCTCTTGTATCTTCGGAAAATAATTTAAGAATTGCAAATAATAAGGCAGAAGATATAACAATAAAAAAATTGACTCGTAAAAATCCGACTATGAAATTAAAGTTTGAAGAGTTGAAAAAGTAAATAAATAGTAAGGAGACTAAAATGTATTAATTTTATACAGTTAATCTCCTTTTTATATATAAATAATAAAACATCTTTATTAAATGAAGTTATAGACAAACTAAATGAAGAATATAAACAAGAAATAGATGGAGTAAAATATGTAAAACCTGAAGGCTTATTACCAGTAAAAGTAAAAGGCTTTGTAAAAGCAGGAATAGGAGCAAAATATAAAGGTGCAAGATTAGAAGCTCATGGAGGATATAACCATAGACTTGTAGGTGTAAGTTTAGGTTATGATTTTTAAGTAGTTAAAAGTAAATAATATATAAAGCAGGCTGCCCTCATTTAAGAGAAACAGCCTGTTTTTTACATTTTAAATACTTCTTTTTTTAATGGTATATCTTTTGAAAGCATTTGAGAAACAGTACAAACTTTATTTACATATTCTATAATTTCTTGAGATTCTTGTTCATCAAAATCTTTATCGATATATATTTTAGCATATATATTTGTAGGTTCAGTTTCTGTAACTACTTCTATATTTACTTCTGGTAATCTCTTTCTTAAATAGTATCCTCTTACGCACATAGCGATACAACCACTAAGTGCAGATGAAAGTAATCCAACAGGA
This Pseudostreptobacillus hongkongensis DNA region includes the following protein-coding sequences:
- a CDS encoding metal ABC transporter solute-binding protein, Zn/Mn family, whose protein sequence is MKKILIKILLCLLFISNIAQAKLKIGVSMLPYYSFASNIVKDKADVIQILPTDADVHTYQPTASEVKKIANLDVLIINGTGIDNYMYKLITASNNKKLKVISASKNVSLLPVSGQRGGAKTVNTHTFISIQASIQQVNTIAQEIAKIDSSNSAFYLKNAREYNRKLSNIKSKKLKEISEIKKGKHIEIATTHAGYDYILSELGMNVAVVIEPKENSKPSASDLKDSINLIKSKKVNVLFESDGASSPYVKQIQKEANLSVEKLLHMTNGKYTSTAFEKDIEENLNRIIRALKNAK
- the nagA gene encoding N-acetylglucosamine-6-phosphate deacetylase; this translates as MIIKNAKIFDGEKFIPENAVILEGDKIKKVTTVKDLTDEDLSKHEVIDIDGKILSPGFIDLQLNGCGGVLFNDEITKETLEVMNETNKKYGTTSFLPTLITSPDEKILKALELMKELKDTKEEIGVLGLHIEGPYISIEKKGVHRPDYIRVLADKVIDKIAEVGYDGVKIMTIAPENAVVKHLEKLQKSGINLALGHTNATYEQLVEKEQYFTHATHFFNAMRPFDSREPGVIGYLLDKKTIQCGIIVDGMHASFPSVRVAKEVMKSNMYLVTDAVSPMGTDMTEFMFEGHRVFHKDGKCFTETGNLGGSALDMITGIKNLVQKVRISEEEALRMATSYPARVVQVNDRYGHIKEGYIADLTFYNSDYKVEGTIAKGKLTRY
- a CDS encoding DUF2130 domain-containing protein, with amino-acid sequence MNEIKCPHCGKVFTVDEESYSNIQQQIRNNEFEKELHLRLEEINSRHNLELENEKTKLESILKEESSRVLNIKEKEILKLQSKLSSFDVHKNIEKKEIEENFSNKLIQKDKEIQELKNQVSNFEIQKSFEKQELEMKYTNLINGKEKIISEMNTKLTLVEKENELEKKSIKDRYEIELKQKDETIEYYKDFKAKQSTKMIGESLEQHCEISFNRLRPVAFPNAIFGKDNDASSGSKGDYIYREFDEDGVEIISIMFEMKNEADTTSTKKKNDNFFKELDKDRNEKNCEYAILVSLLEAESELYNDGIVDVSYQYPKMYVIRPQFFIPIISMLRNAALNSLKYKKEVAMIKEQNIDITNFEEDLNNFKMAFSKNYKSASEKFKTAIDEIDKTISHLQKVKDALVSSENNLRIANNKAEDITIKKLTRKNPTMKLKFEELKK
- a CDS encoding OsmC family protein; amino-acid sequence: MYTTRAKCDKGFIVNSNTDGFSYTMDKDKNYGTTPVGLLSSALSGCIAMCVRGYYLRKRLPEVNIEVVTETEPTNIYAKIYIDKDFDEQESQEIIEYVNKVCTVSQMLSKDIPLKKEVFKM